The Syngnathus typhle isolate RoL2023-S1 ecotype Sweden linkage group LG11, RoL_Styp_1.0, whole genome shotgun sequence genome contains a region encoding:
- the eif4enif1 gene encoding eukaryotic translation initiation factor 4E transporter isoform X1 yields the protein MDGDACIQEKNAGDSAVDQVKKEPTAPFPHRYTKEELLLIKELPISNERPNCLSEKYDSDGVWDPEKWHISMYPNSGRNSPMEGFKKEHLEDRGPLKRRIPDPRERLKEDDLDVILSPQRRSFGGGCQGNAAPAIHSSRPISPLENKENETLRLGGSRRIGSGRIIAARAFEREARLERERERERDVRDYKDKRFRRDFGDKRVFSERRRNDSYAEEEPEWFSGGPTSQSETIELIGFDDKLLEDDRRKSRRSKKKTESVKEECNGQPEEQNVTVRPSADQEVPHPDVLPEQSTGDFDFNEFFNLEKTMPGLASMIEDVLGEGPASASRFSQWFSSNVSPSRSRSSSLRSTPHEELEKLAGLEALGTSSGQGPASFFTPIQSSESKEKVDILELLHKAKVDLKPLLSTLSQNKARLRENTHSGAVLSLEEVEGGMKVMKLASEPQVPKVAPPRRGNGTPFMAEHLEEALTGGPSARPRSRDTDMSAFNKLVSSMKASGTLPTHPKTNSRNQSSGLTEVSMPPQQPKNIFQELLGGPVRSRSPVLLGNLLGNSEVSAPPSSLHGLLHKGPSPPLFPQRSPSPDYFNSRLQHPAGFPVGAQPLIPEQYADMHRSISPAAAAQHQMRPLSMPVNHADLEALAFQQDLALHAQHQFPAGYNRLPQDKSFRNRPQRVNRSPGPGSQPAGRNSPGSAVTSMLSPSFTPTSVIRKMYATKEKSKDDPASRLETKEEAAVHSQDENHLEAVEGNGAQSGGVKHFSQTLPGKDQERLRPLSTGHHTTAPPGPPMTFPRSIYPVPLLSHVPMVRPAPQLHPSVVQRMLAQGIQPQQLGPALVQAGIYPPHVDLAQLQGLPPAILGQTLYPLSATGGHPPLLPTRANNQMQLAVMQQQLQQQRQMHQSIPGPSSQSQGPHRANGPQRHASPPPGLAKWFGSDVLDQQLPSMPAKVISVDELEFRP from the exons ATGGACGGTGATGCTTGTATTCAAGAGAAGAATGCAGGTGATTCTGCCGTGGACCAAGTAAAGAAAGAACCGACAGCACCATTTCCACATAGATATACCAAG GAGGAGCTTCTCTTAATAAAAGAGCTACCCATCTCCAACGAAAGGCCAAACTGTCTGTCAGAGAAATATGATAG CGACGGCGTCTGGGATCCTGAGAAGTGGCATATCTCAATGTATCCCAACTCGGGGCGTAATTCTCCAATGGAAGGCTTTAAGAAGGAGCATTTGGAGGATAGAGGTCCACTGAAACGAAGAATCCCAG ATCCCCGTGAGAGGTTAAAGGAGGACGACTTGGATGTCATACTGAGCCCACAGCGTCGTAGCTTTGGAGGTGGATGCCAAGGCAATGCTGCTCCTGCAATCCACTCCTCTCGACCTATCAGCCCATTAGAAAATAAGGAGAACGAGACTCTCCGTCTAGGAGGATCACGAAGGATCGGAAGTGGTCGTATCATTGCTGCGCGAGCTTTTGAAAGAGAAGCCCGCCTAGAAAGGGAAAGGGAAAGGGAACGGGATGTCAGagactacaaagacaaaagATTCAGG aGAGATTTTGGAGACAAACGTGTGTTTAGTGAACGCAGAAGGAATGATTCTTATGCGGAAGAGGAGCCAGAGTGGTTCTCTGGAGGCCCTACGAGCCAGTCTGAGACGATCGAGCTCATTGGATTTGATGATAAATTATTAGAAGATGATAGACGCAAGTCCAGGCGCTCAAAGAAGAAGACAGAGTCTGTGAAAGAAG AATGTAATGGACAGCCAGAGGAGCAAAATGTGACTGTGCGGCCTTCAGCTGATCAAGAAGTTCCTCACCCTGATGTGCTGCCAGAGCAGTCCACTGGCGACTTTGACTTCAATGAATTTTTCAATCTGGAGAAGACCATGCCAGGACTGGCGTCT atGATAGAGGATGTTTTAGGCGAAGGGCCTGCATCAGCAAGCCGCTTCAGTCAGTGGTTCTCCAGCAACGTGAGCCCTTCACGGAGCCGCTCTAGCAGTCTGAGATCCACCCCGCACGAGGAACTGGAAAAACTAGCAG GGCTTGAAGCCCTTGGCACATCATCTGGCCAAGGCCCTGCCTCATTCTTCACACCCATTCAATCATCAGAATCAAAGGAGAAGGTGGACATACTGGAGCTGTTGCACAAGGCCAAAGTAGACCTGAAGCCTCTTCTCTCCACTCTTTCTCAGAACAAGGCTCGCCTCCGAGAAAACA CTCACTCTGGAGCAGTGctgtccctggaggaagtggagGGGGGAATGAAGGTGATGAAACTGGCCTCAGAACCACAAGTGCCAAAGGTAGCACCTCCGCGGAGAGGAAACGGGACGCCATTCATGGCTGAGCACTTAGAGGAGGCGTTAACGGGTGGTCCCAGTGCTCGTCCACGTTCGCGTGACACAGATATGTCAGCCTTTAATAAACTGGTCAGCAGCATGAAGGCAAGTGGAACTCTGCCAACGCATCCCAAAACCAACTCCAGGAAT CAATCTTCAGGGCTGACTGAAGTTTCGATGCCTCCTCAGCAACCGAAAAACATATTCCAG GAGCTCTTGGGAGGGCCTGTTCGTAGTCGCTCCCCAGTGTTACTTGGCAACCTTTTGGGCAATTCTGAGGTCTCGGCTCCTCCCAGCTCTCTACATGGTCTGCTGCACAAGGGTCCCTCACCACCGCTCTTCCCCCAGAGGTCACCCTCACCAGACTACTTCAACAGTCGCTTGCAACATCCAGCAG GGTTTCCTGTTGGAGCTCAGCCCTTAATACCTGAACAATATGCTGACATGCACAGGTCCATCAGCCCTGCAGCTGCAGCCCAGCATCAG aTGAGACCGCTCTCAATGCCAGTGAATCATGCAGATCTTGAAGCACTAGCATTTCAGCAGGATCTTGCTCTACATGCCCAGCATCAGTTCCCAGCCGGCTACAACAGGCTACCACAGGACAAATCATTTCGAAATCG ACCACAGCGTGTTAACCGCTCCCCTGGTCCAGGCTCCCAGCCTGCTGGAAGAAACTCCCCAGGCAGTGCTGTCACCAGTATG CTGTCTCCATCGTTTACGCCCACATCAGTGATCCGCAAAATGTATGCAACAAAAGAGAAAAGCAAAGATGATCCAGCAAGTCGATTAGAGACCAAAGAGGAGGCAGCAGTCCACTCTCAAGATG AGAACCACCTAGAAGCAGTTGAAGGGAATGGCGCCCAGTCTGGTGGTGTCAAGCACTTCTCTCAGACCTTGCCGGGCAAAGATCAGGAGCGACTAAGGCCACTTTCTACCGGACATCATACCACAGCACCGCCAGGACCACCCATGACGTTCCCGCGTTCCATCTACCCGGTCCCGCTGCTATCCCACGTGCCAATGGTGCGCCCGGCTCCTCAGCTCCATCCCAGTGTGGTCCAACGAATGCTGGCACAGGGAATCCAACCCCAGCAGCTTGGCCCAGCACTGGTCCAAGCAG GTATATATCCACCACAtgttgaccttgcgcaacttcAAGGCTTGCCCCCCGCAATACTGGGCCAAACCCTGTACCCTCTCAGTGCAACGGGGGGGCATCCACCGCTTCTGCCTACCAGAGCAAACAATCAGATGCAGTTGGCAGTGATGCAGCAGCAACTTCAGCAGCAGAGACAAA TGCATCAGAGCATCCCAGGTCCATCATCTCAGAGCCAAGGTCCCCATCGAGCGAATGGCCCCCAGCGACATGCAAGTCCCCCTCCAGGCCTAGCCAAGTGGTTTGGATCTGATGTGCTGGATCAGCAACTCCCTTCCATGCCAGCCAAGGTTATAAGCGTAGATGAGTTGGAGTTCCGGCCCTAA
- the eif4enif1 gene encoding eukaryotic translation initiation factor 4E transporter isoform X2 — MDGDACIQEKNAGDSAVDQVKKEPTAPFPHRYTKEELLLIKELPISNERPNCLSEKYDSDGVWDPEKWHISMYPNSGRNSPMEGFKKEHLEDRGPLKRRIPDPRERLKEDDLDVILSPQRRSFGGGCQGNAAPAIHSSRPISPLENKENETLRLGGSRRIGSGRIIAARAFEREARLERERERERDVRDYKDKRFRRDFGDKRVFSERRRNDSYAEEEPEWFSGGPTSQSETIELIGFDDKLLEDDRRKSRRSKKKTESVKEECNGQPEEQNVTVRPSADQEVPHPDVLPEQSTGDFDFNEFFNLEKTMPGLASMIEDVLGEGPASASRFSQWFSSNVSPSRSRSSSLRSTPHEELEKLAESKEKVDILELLHKAKVDLKPLLSTLSQNKARLRENTHSGAVLSLEEVEGGMKVMKLASEPQVPKVAPPRRGNGTPFMAEHLEEALTGGPSARPRSRDTDMSAFNKLVSSMKASGTLPTHPKTNSRNQSSGLTEVSMPPQQPKNIFQELLGGPVRSRSPVLLGNLLGNSEVSAPPSSLHGLLHKGPSPPLFPQRSPSPDYFNSRLQHPAGFPVGAQPLIPEQYADMHRSISPAAAAQHQMRPLSMPVNHADLEALAFQQDLALHAQHQFPAGYNRLPQDKSFRNRPQRVNRSPGPGSQPAGRNSPGSAVTSMLSPSFTPTSVIRKMYATKEKSKDDPASRLETKEEAAVHSQDENHLEAVEGNGAQSGGVKHFSQTLPGKDQERLRPLSTGHHTTAPPGPPMTFPRSIYPVPLLSHVPMVRPAPQLHPSVVQRMLAQGIQPQQLGPALVQAGIYPPHVDLAQLQGLPPAILGQTLYPLSATGGHPPLLPTRANNQMQLAVMQQQLQQQRQMHQSIPGPSSQSQGPHRANGPQRHASPPPGLAKWFGSDVLDQQLPSMPAKVISVDELEFRP, encoded by the exons ATGGACGGTGATGCTTGTATTCAAGAGAAGAATGCAGGTGATTCTGCCGTGGACCAAGTAAAGAAAGAACCGACAGCACCATTTCCACATAGATATACCAAG GAGGAGCTTCTCTTAATAAAAGAGCTACCCATCTCCAACGAAAGGCCAAACTGTCTGTCAGAGAAATATGATAG CGACGGCGTCTGGGATCCTGAGAAGTGGCATATCTCAATGTATCCCAACTCGGGGCGTAATTCTCCAATGGAAGGCTTTAAGAAGGAGCATTTGGAGGATAGAGGTCCACTGAAACGAAGAATCCCAG ATCCCCGTGAGAGGTTAAAGGAGGACGACTTGGATGTCATACTGAGCCCACAGCGTCGTAGCTTTGGAGGTGGATGCCAAGGCAATGCTGCTCCTGCAATCCACTCCTCTCGACCTATCAGCCCATTAGAAAATAAGGAGAACGAGACTCTCCGTCTAGGAGGATCACGAAGGATCGGAAGTGGTCGTATCATTGCTGCGCGAGCTTTTGAAAGAGAAGCCCGCCTAGAAAGGGAAAGGGAAAGGGAACGGGATGTCAGagactacaaagacaaaagATTCAGG aGAGATTTTGGAGACAAACGTGTGTTTAGTGAACGCAGAAGGAATGATTCTTATGCGGAAGAGGAGCCAGAGTGGTTCTCTGGAGGCCCTACGAGCCAGTCTGAGACGATCGAGCTCATTGGATTTGATGATAAATTATTAGAAGATGATAGACGCAAGTCCAGGCGCTCAAAGAAGAAGACAGAGTCTGTGAAAGAAG AATGTAATGGACAGCCAGAGGAGCAAAATGTGACTGTGCGGCCTTCAGCTGATCAAGAAGTTCCTCACCCTGATGTGCTGCCAGAGCAGTCCACTGGCGACTTTGACTTCAATGAATTTTTCAATCTGGAGAAGACCATGCCAGGACTGGCGTCT atGATAGAGGATGTTTTAGGCGAAGGGCCTGCATCAGCAAGCCGCTTCAGTCAGTGGTTCTCCAGCAACGTGAGCCCTTCACGGAGCCGCTCTAGCAGTCTGAGATCCACCCCGCACGAGGAACTGGAAAAACTAGCAG AATCAAAGGAGAAGGTGGACATACTGGAGCTGTTGCACAAGGCCAAAGTAGACCTGAAGCCTCTTCTCTCCACTCTTTCTCAGAACAAGGCTCGCCTCCGAGAAAACA CTCACTCTGGAGCAGTGctgtccctggaggaagtggagGGGGGAATGAAGGTGATGAAACTGGCCTCAGAACCACAAGTGCCAAAGGTAGCACCTCCGCGGAGAGGAAACGGGACGCCATTCATGGCTGAGCACTTAGAGGAGGCGTTAACGGGTGGTCCCAGTGCTCGTCCACGTTCGCGTGACACAGATATGTCAGCCTTTAATAAACTGGTCAGCAGCATGAAGGCAAGTGGAACTCTGCCAACGCATCCCAAAACCAACTCCAGGAAT CAATCTTCAGGGCTGACTGAAGTTTCGATGCCTCCTCAGCAACCGAAAAACATATTCCAG GAGCTCTTGGGAGGGCCTGTTCGTAGTCGCTCCCCAGTGTTACTTGGCAACCTTTTGGGCAATTCTGAGGTCTCGGCTCCTCCCAGCTCTCTACATGGTCTGCTGCACAAGGGTCCCTCACCACCGCTCTTCCCCCAGAGGTCACCCTCACCAGACTACTTCAACAGTCGCTTGCAACATCCAGCAG GGTTTCCTGTTGGAGCTCAGCCCTTAATACCTGAACAATATGCTGACATGCACAGGTCCATCAGCCCTGCAGCTGCAGCCCAGCATCAG aTGAGACCGCTCTCAATGCCAGTGAATCATGCAGATCTTGAAGCACTAGCATTTCAGCAGGATCTTGCTCTACATGCCCAGCATCAGTTCCCAGCCGGCTACAACAGGCTACCACAGGACAAATCATTTCGAAATCG ACCACAGCGTGTTAACCGCTCCCCTGGTCCAGGCTCCCAGCCTGCTGGAAGAAACTCCCCAGGCAGTGCTGTCACCAGTATG CTGTCTCCATCGTTTACGCCCACATCAGTGATCCGCAAAATGTATGCAACAAAAGAGAAAAGCAAAGATGATCCAGCAAGTCGATTAGAGACCAAAGAGGAGGCAGCAGTCCACTCTCAAGATG AGAACCACCTAGAAGCAGTTGAAGGGAATGGCGCCCAGTCTGGTGGTGTCAAGCACTTCTCTCAGACCTTGCCGGGCAAAGATCAGGAGCGACTAAGGCCACTTTCTACCGGACATCATACCACAGCACCGCCAGGACCACCCATGACGTTCCCGCGTTCCATCTACCCGGTCCCGCTGCTATCCCACGTGCCAATGGTGCGCCCGGCTCCTCAGCTCCATCCCAGTGTGGTCCAACGAATGCTGGCACAGGGAATCCAACCCCAGCAGCTTGGCCCAGCACTGGTCCAAGCAG GTATATATCCACCACAtgttgaccttgcgcaacttcAAGGCTTGCCCCCCGCAATACTGGGCCAAACCCTGTACCCTCTCAGTGCAACGGGGGGGCATCCACCGCTTCTGCCTACCAGAGCAAACAATCAGATGCAGTTGGCAGTGATGCAGCAGCAACTTCAGCAGCAGAGACAAA TGCATCAGAGCATCCCAGGTCCATCATCTCAGAGCCAAGGTCCCCATCGAGCGAATGGCCCCCAGCGACATGCAAGTCCCCCTCCAGGCCTAGCCAAGTGGTTTGGATCTGATGTGCTGGATCAGCAACTCCCTTCCATGCCAGCCAAGGTTATAAGCGTAGATGAGTTGGAGTTCCGGCCCTAA